The genomic stretch tttttcaaatgttcatACGTTTACTCTTTGAAGCCAAAATCTAGAAACGAGAGCTATtgttgtaaaacaaacaaactatAAAGACAATACCGgtatttgtatgttttgtttggtctattgcggagagttgtctcactggcaatcataccacatcttctttgtttatatgatatcgttatattttatttgtattatatatattagtTTGGATTAAATCTAAAAATCAACGCACCATTTAACCAAATCCATGACCCCATCTTGTTTCAAATCCTGCAAATGCACAGCTGTCCTCATCACAACCTCTGCATAACCGCCTTCCATTGTCGTCTGTTATATACGAAGTTCGTCTGCACGTGGCTGGTACTATCGGTCTACAATCGTCCTGCGAGGGACATCGACGAGATTGTTGCGTCTGAACCATTTGCCTTGTTACTGGTCTGGTCTGTGCCCGTTGACGTTGAATGGGTGTATTCTGTCCACGTGCTATTTGCTGCCTTGTTACTTGCAACTGCGCTAATCTGTTTCTAGTAACTGTAGGCTGTCTTCTTGATTGTAACTGTTGCAATCGCGTTTCAGATCTTGGACGAGACGGATTTAAAGGTATTCTTGTTCGTGTGTTAGTTGTATCCATTGGCTGTCGTGTCCTTGACCTAGTGTCAGTTGTATCCATGGCCTGTCGTGTCCTTGACCTATTGTCAGTGTTTCTTTGGTTTGATGAAAACCTTCTTGGAGCTAGAACTAAAGGTCGCGCTGCTGTCAATGCTGGATCTCTAGATCGCGATCCTATCAATGCTAGTTCTCTAAATCGCGATGCTGTCAATGCCGGTTCTCTAGATCGCGATACTGTCAATGCTGGTTCTCTAGATACGACTATGGGTCTAAAAGACTCGGGACGAGGTGGTGATCTAACAAATTGTGATTGTTGAACCAAATCGTTTGAGTTTCGAAGAACCAGAGGTATACGTCTTCCTAAGTTTCCTATTTGGTTGACATTTTGTTGTCGATTGTTGAATGGTTGAATGTTagtatttgaaaatgaaagtaaattagTTACAGGTATGGTTTTGTCGTTCCTTTCACCTTGAAATCCACTGAAAAGTGAATTAGTTACAGGTATGGTTTTGTCGTTCCTTTCACCTTGAAATCCACCGAAAACATCTGACAACGCTGAGTTCATCTTTTTCTCTGCTGATGCTTTTATCAAACCAGTTAAAGCATTTGTCTGCCTTTGCAAATCAGTTTGAATAGATTTCGTTAATAGGGTTGTGTGTTTGTTAACTGATGCAATAAGACTATTAATGGATTGAGTTATTCCATTAAATCCTGAACTGGTAGTTGATATGGGACTTATAACAGTTGGTCCAATTGCATTATTTGAGGAAGGGTTTGAAAGGAACCCTACAGGCAAAAAAGCGCTTCCGAACGGAGATGGATGTTTTGGAGTATTGATATCTGCCGGAGAATGTTTGCCACTAGGTCTTTTAGATATCACTACTTCTGGAGACACCACTACTGTTTGTTGGGTTTTTGTCTGTAAAGTTCCATCTTTAGTTGGTTCGTGTCTGTTTACAAATAGAAGGTTCCTCCTCTGCGTGTCTTGTGCTGAAAATCAAAGGAAGACatagtaaatattaaaaaatatggtAATGGCATGTTTTCAGCAAACCTATTTagtcttagttttttttttttagttttagttttctaGCTGtcataactttgtttcatttcattgttgaaggccgtatggtgacctatagttattaatttctgtgtcgttagGTTTGTGGCgagttatctcattggtaatcatacgaCATCTCATATCTTTTTttggcagtggctattttgccggctctgATTAAAATATCCTTATTCAAACCAGCAAAATATCCATTTCTATAGAAATGGCTAGTTTGCCGGCACCAGCTACATAGTCAATTTGTTAATTTGTAAGTTGTTTGTGAATTGTGAAATTCAATATTTActtttgaaaagtaatattaaaaTGTGCACTATCAACATAAAAGAATCAAATATTTACTGAGTGATGTACTAGTAGTTAAATAAGTAAACAGGTAAAATAACATCTTTTGATACACACACATCTTATCGTTTAAAAACATTTATCAgtcaaagtataaaaaaacaacatattgaGCATTCATTAGTTGCAATGAAGTCATATCTAAACATGTAGTTGTAATTAGTTCTAAAATCAGCTAGTGGCAGTCTAATgctataagaataagaataagaataagaatattttatttccaattaaagggccctaTAAAGAGCTTTCATGACATTACATACAAGTACGTAAGATTAGACATATattagagacatataatataggAAAACAACATTGTTTAATACTATTAAAAATGCTATAAAAGGCCAGGACAGAACCAGATAATACAATTTACATCTTTAAATTATaccatttaaaattatataccactcaaaatatgtatatttgtgGCTAATTTGCATTTCTTATTTTTGAACTTCTCCTTATCTCTAGACTTTGAGATAAATACTTTCCTAAACATTT from Mytilus edulis chromosome 7, xbMytEdul2.2, whole genome shotgun sequence encodes the following:
- the LOC139480908 gene encoding uncharacterized protein, with amino-acid sequence MIGVLYAVLFVLIADVKTQDTQRRNLLFVNRHEPTKDGTLQTKTQQTVVVSPEVVISKRPSGKHSPADINTPKHPSPFGSAFLPVGFLSNPSSNNAIGPTVISPISTTSSGFNGITQSINSLIASVNKHTTLLTKSIQTDLQRQTNALTGLIKASAEKKMNSALSDVFGGFQGERNDKTIPVTNSLFSGFQGERNDKTIPVTNLLSFSNTNIQPFNNRQQNVNQIGNLGRRIPLVLRNSNDLVQQSQFVRSPPRPESFRPIVVSREPALTVSRSREPALTASRFRELALIGSRSRDPALTAARPLVLAPRRFSSNQRNTDNRSRTRQAMDTTDTRSRTRQPMDTTNTRTRIPLNPSRPRSETRLQQLQSRRQPTVTRNRLAQLQVTRQQIARGQNTPIQRQRAQTRPVTRQMVQTQQSRRCPSQDDCRPIVPATCRRTSYITDDNGRRLCRGCDEDSCAFAGFETRWGHGFG